A region of the Curtobacterium flaccumfaciens pv. betae genome:
ACCCGTCGTGACCCACCAGGAGCACCCGCATGACCCAGGCCGTCGATTCCGCCCCCCGCACGGGAAGCGTCTCGCAGCCGTCCGCTGCCGAGACCCGACTCGTGATCGGGCTGCTGCTCGTCTCCGCGTTCGTCGTCATCCTCAACGAGACCATCATGGGCGTGGCCCTGCCCCGGCTCATGGACGACCTGGACATCAGCGCCGCGACCGGCCAGTGGCTGACCACCGGCTTCCTGCTCACCATGGCGGTCGTCATCCCGATCACCGGGTTCCTGCTGCAGCGCTTCAACACGCGACCGGTGTTCGTCTGGGCGATGGGCCTGTTCTCGGTCGGCACGCTGATCGCCCTGCTCGCGCCGGGCTTCACCGTCCTGCTCGTCGGCCGCATCGTGCAGGCCAGCGGCACCGCGATCATGATGCCGCTGCTGATGACGACGGTCCTGACCCTCGTCGACCCCGCGCACCGTGGCCGCATCATGGGCAACATCTCGATCGTCATCTCGGTCGCTCCGGCCATCGGCCCGACGATCTCCGGCCTGATCCTCAACGCGTTCTCGTGGCGCTGGCTGTTCGGCTTCGTGCTGCCCATCGCGATCGCGGCGCTCATCCTCGGCATGGTCAAGGTGCAGAACGTCTCGACGCCGCGCAAGGCGCCGATCGACGTCGTCTCGGTCGTGCTCTCCGCCTTCGCGTTCGGCGGCATCGTCTACGGCCTGTCCAGCATCGGCGAAGCCGGCACGACCGGTCCGCTCGTCCCGGTGACCGCCCTGGTCGTCGGTGCCGTCGCCCTCGCGGTGTTCATCGTCCGGCAGACGCGCCTGCAGCGCACCGACAGCGCCCTGCTCGACCTGCGCACCTTCCGCACCCGTGGCTTCACGGTGCCGATCGTCGCGATGGGCCTGAGCTTCATGGCGATGTTCGGCACGCTCATCCTGCTGCCGATCTACCTGGAGCGCGTCCTCGGCCTCGAGGTCCTGCAGGTCGGCCTGCTGCTGCTCCCCGGTGGCCTGCTGATGGGCCTGCTCTCCCCCATCGTCGGTCGCATCTACGACCGCCGTGGCCCGCGCGTGCTGCTCATCCCCGGATCGATCATCGTCAGCGCCGTGCTCTGGGCGCTCTCCACCGTGGGCGTCGACACCAGCGTGTGGTTCGTCCTCGGTGCGCACGTGGTGCTGAGCATCGGCCTGGCCCTGACCTTCACGCCGCTGTTCACCGCGGCGCTCGGTGGGCTGCCCCCGAAGCTGTACTCGCACGGCAGCGCGGTGCTCGGCACGGCGCAGCAGCTCGCCGGTGCGGCGGGCACGGCCCTGTTCGTCACGCTGCTGACGATCGGTGCGGCCACCGCCGTCGAGGGCTCCGGTGCCCGTGGGGTCCAGGTGGCCACCGCGTCGGGCGTCGGCACCGCCTTCATGGTCGGCGCGATCATCTCGCTGTTCGGCATCCTGGCGTCGGTGTTCGTCCGCCGGCCGGAGGTGCCCGAAGGCGCGCCGACGCCCCCGCCCGTGCACTGACCGACGAGCCTCGCGCACTGACCGACGAGCAGGGCCGGACGCCGAACCCGTGACGGGACCGGCGCCCGGCGCCCGGCCCGCTCCCGTCTCCGGCCCACGTGGCAGGGTGGGCGCCATGCGGTCGACGACGAGCGAGCTCAACTGGTCCGGCACGGTCACGTACACGGCCGAACGGGTCGTCCGCCCGTCGTCGGTCGACGAGGCCGCCCAGGTCGTGGCCGACGCCGATCGGGTGCACGGCCTCGGCACCCGGCACTCGTTCAACGACGTCGCCGACACCGCGGGCACCCTGCTCGACCTGACCGGCATCCCCACCGACCTGGTCGTCGACGCCGAGCACCGCACCGTCACGCTCGGGGCCGGCACTCGGTACGGCGACGTCGCGGCCGACATCGACCGGGCCGGGTTCGCCCTGCACAACACGGGGTCCCTGCCGCACATCTCGGTCGGCGGTGCGGTCGCGACGGGCACCCACGGCTCCGGCACGACCCTGGGGTCGCTCGCCACCGCGGTGCGCGCGTTCGAGGTGCTCGGTCCGGACGGAACCGCCCGGACTCTCGACCGGACGGACCCCGCGTTCGACGGTGCCGTGCTGCACCTCGGACTGCTCGGCATCGTGACCCGGGTGACCCTCGACGTGGAACCTGCCTACCGGATGCGTCAGGACGTCTACGGCGCGATCCCCTGGGACACCTTCACGGCGAACGTCGCCGAGGTGCACGCCGCCGCGTACTCGGTGTGCGCCTACACGGTGTTCGGCGACGCGATCACCGAGGTCCTGGTGAAGTCACGCGTCTCCGACGGCGCCGAGGACGTGCCGGTGCCCGAAGGGCTGGCCGGCGCACGCCGGCTGCCCGGCACCCCCGGCGACGACCGCCGGACCGCGCGCGACGGCTCGGTCGGCCCGTGGTGGGACCGCCTGCCGCACTTCCCGATCGGGTCCGTCCCGAGCCACGGGTCCGAGGTGCAGAGCGAGCACTTCGTCCCGCTCCGGCACGCGGCGGCCGCCCTCGATGCGCTCCGGGGGCTCGCCGACCGGATCCAGCCGCACCTGCACGTCTGCGAACTCCGGACGATGGCGGCGGACGACCTCTGGCTCAGCCCGACCCAGGGCGAGGACGTGCTCTGCATCGCGTTCACCTGGAAGAAGCACCCGGCCGAGGTCGCCGCGCTCCTGCCCGACCTGGAGTCCCGGCTCGCAGCCTTCAACGGCCGACCGCACTGGGGCAAGATGAGCTCGCTCGACCACGCGGCGATCGCCGGGCTGTACCCGCGGCTGGCGGACTTCCGCGACCTCGTCGCCCGGGCCGACCCGGAGCGGACGTTCGCATCCGCGTTCGGCGAGCGGGTGCTCGGGACCTGAGCCGGGCCTCCAGGCCGTGCCCCGGAACCAGGTTCCGGACACGGCACCACGGGATCGCGCGGTGCTGTGTCCGGAACCTGGTTCCAGAGGCGGGAACGCACCCGATGCGTGCCCCGCTAGTCGGTCGTGAACGCGAGCGGCGTGATCGTCCGCGTCTCGCCGTCCCAGTGCCGGACGCCGCCGACGTCGAGCGTCTCCGGCAGCGGCACGGCGCGCAGCGCAGCGACGGCGCGCGGCAGGTCCTCGTCACGAACCCGGCGGGCCAGCGTGACGTGCGGCGACCAGTGCCCGGGCACGGACGTCTCGACGCCGCCGGGGGCGACCGCGTGCACCTCGCCGTGGAAGGTCGTGAGTGCCGCGTCGACGACCACCGCGCGCACGAGGACCGACCGACCGGCACCCGCGGGGAAGAGCAGCAGCCCGCCGAGCCGGATCGAGGTCGGGACCGACGTGCGGAACCCCGCCGGCACGGGCAGCGTGTCCCCGGCGGCCAGGGTGACGTGCGGAGCGTTCGACGGCGACGGGTGCCGGCCGAGGCTCGGCAGGTCGGCGTCGATCAGGGCCTGCCAGGCGGACCGCACGGCGGCGTCCGACTCCGGACCGAGGACGAGTTCGATGCTGCGCACGGTCAGAGTCAACCAACCGGGACCGCGAGGTGCCCCGTGACGGTCAGCGGGCCGCGCACTGGTGGCGATGTAACACAGCGGAACGGAACTCGCCCCGGGGGTGGACCGCACGTCACACTCGTCTCCACGCCGCGGACCACCGCGGCTCCCCCACACGCACGGCCCACGAGGAGCACCAGCATGTCCGCAGCCCCCGCACTGCCCGAGAAGCCGAAGGGCAAGCGCCCGATCGGCTGGATCGTCGCCGCCGCGATCGTCGTCGTGGCGATCGTCGTCGCCGTCATCGTCGGAGCCGTCCGCTCCGGGAGCAACGACGCCGGTGCCGCCGGTGACGCCGCCCCGAAGACCGTCACGATCGGTGTCGCGGACAAGTCGCTCGGCTACTGGAACACGTACACGAAGCTCGCGAAGGACAAGCTCAACGTCACCGTCAAGCTGACGAACTTCTCGGACTACTCGCTGCCGAACCCCGCCCTCAAGGACGGCCAGCTGGACATCAACCAGTTCCAGCACATCCAGTACCTGGCGGACTACAACGTCACCTCCGACGACGACCTGCAGCCGATCGGTTCGACCGCCGTGTACCCGCTGCCGCTCTACGCGACGAAGTACGACAAGCCGTCCGAGCTGCCCGCGAACGCGAAGGTCGCGATCCCGAACGACTCGATCAACCAGGCCCGTGCGCTCCTGATCCTGCAGGCGGCGGGCCTGGTCACGCTCAAGGACGGCGGCTCGGCGTTCTCCACCGCGGACGACATCGAGACGAAGAAGGTCGACGTCCAGCCCCTCGACGCCTCGCAGACCGCGAACGCGCTGCAGCAGGGCTCCGTCGCCGCCGCCGTCGTGAACAACAACTTCGCCACCGCCGCCGGCCTGCCGATCTCGGACGCGATCTACCAGGACGACCCCTCGAGCGCGAGCGCCGCCCCGTACGTGAACGTGTTCGCCGTCCGCGACGAGGACAAGGGCAACAAGACCTACCTCGAGCTGGCGGAGCTGTTCCAGGACGACGCCGTGCAGAAGGCCTTCGCGAAGGACCTGCCCGAGGCCGTCGCCCGCGACGAGAGCGCCTCGAAGCTGCAGGACGAGCTCGCCCAGGTCGAGCAGGACGCGAAGGCGGCCAAGCAGTAGTGCCGGTCCTCGTCGAACTCCGCGGCGTCTCGAAGCACTACCGCCGCGCCGACACCGGCGAGACCGTGGTGGCCGTCGAGGACGTCTCCCTGGACGTGCACCAGGGAGAGGTCCTCGGCGTCATCGGGTACTCCGGTGCCGGCAAGTCCACCCTGGTCCGCCTGGTCAACGCGCTGGAACTGCCGAGTTCCGGCACGGTGACCGTCGCGGGCCGCGAACTGACGGCGATCCCCGAGCGGGACCGCCGTCTGGCGCGTCGCAACATCGGGATGATCTTCCAGCAGTTCAACCTGTTCCGGTCCCGCACGATCGCCGGCAACGTCGCGTACCCGCTCAAGGTCGCCGGCGTGCCGAAGGCCGAGCGGAACCGTCGCGTCGCCGAGCTGCTCGACTTCGTCGGCCTGCTCGAGCGCGCCCACGCCTACCCGGAGCAGCTGTCCGGCGGCCAGAAGCAGCGCGTCGGCATCGCCCGCGCCCTCGCCGCATCGCCCGACCTGCTGCTCGCCGACGAGGCGACCAGCGCCCTCGACCCGGAGACCACGTCCGAGGTGCTCGCGCTGCTCCGCCGCGTCAACCGGGAGCTCGGCGTCACCATCATCGTCATCACGCACGAGATGGACGCCGTCCGGCAGATCGCCGACCGGGTCGCCGTGATGGAGCAGGGGCGGGTCGTCGAGGTCGGGGACGTCTACGACGTGTTCTCGACGCCGAAGACCGGCGCCGCACAGCGCTTCGTCCGCACCGCGCTGCACGACCGGCCCTCCCCCGAGACGCTCCGGCGCCTGCGGGACCGCCACCCGGGTCGGCTCGTCACGGTGCAGATCACCGACGAGGCCGGGCTGCAGAACCGCATCGACGCCGCGTTCCGCGCCGCCGGGGTCACCGCCGAGCTCGTCTACGGCGGGGTCGGCGAGATCCGGGAGCGCCGGATCGGGTCGCTCACCTACGAGCTGAGCGACGCCAGCGGCGGGCCAGGCCGGCCAGGCGGTCCCGGCGGGTCGGGCGCGCCTGACGCCGATCCCGGTGCCATCGACGCCGCGATCGCCGCACTCCGCGCCGACGGCGTCACGACCGACGAGGAGGCCGCCGCGTGAACAACAACTCGTTCCAGAGCGTGATCGACACGTTCGACGTCTTCCTCGCCGCCATCCGCGACACCATCGTGATGTCGCTGATCTCGCTGGTCATCGCCGGGGTCATCGGCCTCGCGCTCGGCCTGCTGCTGTACGCGACCCGGCCGGGCAACGTCCTCGGCAACCGCACCGCGTACACGGTGCTCAACGTGTTCGTGAACCTGATCCGCCCGATCCCGTTCGTGATCTTCCTCGCGGCGATCGCGCCGCTGTCACGGGTCGTCGTGCAGACCACGATCGGTGTCCCCGCGGTGACCTTCGCGATCTCGTTGGCCGCGGCCTTCGCGGTGTCCCGGATCGTCGAGCAGAACCTGCTGTCCGTCGACCCGGGCGTCGTCGAGGCGGCTCGGGCCTCGGGTGCGCACCCCGTGTCGATCCTGCTGACGGTGCTCATCCCCGAGGGCCTCGGCCCCCTGATCCTCGGGTACACGTTCATCTACATCGGCATCGTCGACATGACGGCGCAGGGCGCGCTGATCGGTGGCGGCGGACTCGGCGAGTACGCGATCACCTACGGCTCGCAGCGCTACGACTGGTGGGTGGTCTACGTCTCGGTGGCGGCGATCGTCGTCATCGTGCAGCTCGGCCAGTTCATCGGCAACCGCTTGGCGCGCGCGACGCTGCGTCGCTGACGCAGGCTCGCGGGGCGCCGGTGCACCGCCCTGGAGGCCCGGTGCCGGTCCACGAGACCGGCACCGGGCCTCCGGTGCGTCGCCGCTCGGACGGACGCGCCCAGCTTCGTGCGCCGAGTGGTCACGACTCCCCGCTCACCTCCGCCGAAGGCGCACGAACCGTCGCCCGACGCCCCCGCAACCGACAGATCCCGACCACTCGGCGTCACACCCGCGGCACGTCGAGCCACCTCGGCACGAGCCGCCGCCGCCCGACGACGCGCCCGGCAACCCACTGCCGAACGGTCCCGACTCCCCGCTCACCTCCGCCGAAGGCGCACGAACCGTCATCCGACGCCCCCGCAACCGACAGTTCCCGACCACTCGGCGCCACACCCCCGGCACGTCGAGCGACCTCGGCACGAGCCGCCGACGAACCGCCAACACGCCCGGCAACCGACTGCCGAGCGGTCACGACTCCCCGCTCACCTCCGGCGAAGGTGCACGAACCGTCGCCCGCCGCCCCCGCAACCGACAGATCCTGGCCACTCGGCGCCACACCCTCGGCACGTCGAGCGACCTCGACACGAGCGGCGAGCGGCAGCGGCAGCGCCGGGTCAGGCGGCGGGAGCCTCGACGGTAGTGACAGCGCCGGTCTCGCCCGGGTGCTCGTAGTGGGCACGCACCAGGATCGGGCGGTGGTCGGAGATGCCGGCCGGCAGGGTCTCGACGCCGGCGATGTGCAGGCCGACGCTCGTCGCGAAGTCGAAGTGGCCCGTGAACTTGCGGTAGCGCAGGTACGTCGGCTGGTCGGACAGCGACAGGGCGAAGCCGTGCTGCTCGATCTTGCGGCGCAGGTTCGTCTGGAACCACGGGTAGTTGAAGTCACCGACCATGACCGCGGGGACGTCCTTCGCCAGCTCGCGCAGGAACTGGTGCGCCGCCTCGATCTGCTTGCGGCGCAGGGAGTTCGTCGCGGTGAGCGGTGAGGCGTGGAACGAGGCGACGACGACCTCGGCGTCGGCCTCGGTGTCACGCAGGTGCATCGCGATGAGCCGCTCGTGCGCGGGTGCGAGGACCCGGTCGTGGAGCGACTTCTGCAGGGAGTGGATGCTGAAGTCCTGCACCTCGAAGCGGTCGTCACGCTTGTAGATCGCGAGCCCGAGTCGGTTGGTGCGGGTCGACGCGGCGAGCGAGAGGCCGCCGATCGACGGTGCGAGGTCGTTGCTGTCGCACTCCTGCACGCACAAGACGTCGGCGTCGGAGGCCTCGGCCAGTGCGGCGAGCTCGCTGTTCGCGGTGTGCTCGCGGAGGTTGTAACTGACGACACGGAGCTGCGTGGGCTGCACGGTCTGCTCTGATGCGATCGTGCTCTGCTGCTCTGGCGCGGCCATGCTGCCTTCCT
Encoded here:
- a CDS encoding methionine ABC transporter permease: MNNNSFQSVIDTFDVFLAAIRDTIVMSLISLVIAGVIGLALGLLLYATRPGNVLGNRTAYTVLNVFVNLIRPIPFVIFLAAIAPLSRVVVQTTIGVPAVTFAISLAAAFAVSRIVEQNLLSVDPGVVEAARASGAHPVSILLTVLIPEGLGPLILGYTFIYIGIVDMTAQGALIGGGGLGEYAITYGSQRYDWWVVYVSVAAIVVIVQLGQFIGNRLARATLRR
- a CDS encoding D-arabinono-1,4-lactone oxidase: MRSTTSELNWSGTVTYTAERVVRPSSVDEAAQVVADADRVHGLGTRHSFNDVADTAGTLLDLTGIPTDLVVDAEHRTVTLGAGTRYGDVAADIDRAGFALHNTGSLPHISVGGAVATGTHGSGTTLGSLATAVRAFEVLGPDGTARTLDRTDPAFDGAVLHLGLLGIVTRVTLDVEPAYRMRQDVYGAIPWDTFTANVAEVHAAAYSVCAYTVFGDAITEVLVKSRVSDGAEDVPVPEGLAGARRLPGTPGDDRRTARDGSVGPWWDRLPHFPIGSVPSHGSEVQSEHFVPLRHAAAALDALRGLADRIQPHLHVCELRTMAADDLWLSPTQGEDVLCIAFTWKKHPAEVAALLPDLESRLAAFNGRPHWGKMSSLDHAAIAGLYPRLADFRDLVARADPERTFASAFGERVLGT
- a CDS encoding methionine ABC transporter ATP-binding protein; protein product: MPVLVELRGVSKHYRRADTGETVVAVEDVSLDVHQGEVLGVIGYSGAGKSTLVRLVNALELPSSGTVTVAGRELTAIPERDRRLARRNIGMIFQQFNLFRSRTIAGNVAYPLKVAGVPKAERNRRVAELLDFVGLLERAHAYPEQLSGGQKQRVGIARALAASPDLLLADEATSALDPETTSEVLALLRRVNRELGVTIIVITHEMDAVRQIADRVAVMEQGRVVEVGDVYDVFSTPKTGAAQRFVRTALHDRPSPETLRRLRDRHPGRLVTVQITDEAGLQNRIDAAFRAAGVTAELVYGGVGEIRERRIGSLTYELSDASGGPGRPGGPGGSGAPDADPGAIDAAIAALRADGVTTDEEAAA
- a CDS encoding endonuclease/exonuclease/phosphatase family protein, which codes for MAAPEQQSTIASEQTVQPTQLRVVSYNLREHTANSELAALAEASDADVLCVQECDSNDLAPSIGGLSLAASTRTNRLGLAIYKRDDRFEVQDFSIHSLQKSLHDRVLAPAHERLIAMHLRDTEADAEVVVASFHASPLTATNSLRRKQIEAAHQFLRELAKDVPAVMVGDFNYPWFQTNLRRKIEQHGFALSLSDQPTYLRYRKFTGHFDFATSVGLHIAGVETLPAGISDHRPILVRAHYEHPGETGAVTTVEAPAA
- a CDS encoding MetQ/NlpA family ABC transporter substrate-binding protein, encoding MSAAPALPEKPKGKRPIGWIVAAAIVVVAIVVAVIVGAVRSGSNDAGAAGDAAPKTVTIGVADKSLGYWNTYTKLAKDKLNVTVKLTNFSDYSLPNPALKDGQLDINQFQHIQYLADYNVTSDDDLQPIGSTAVYPLPLYATKYDKPSELPANAKVAIPNDSINQARALLILQAAGLVTLKDGGSAFSTADDIETKKVDVQPLDASQTANALQQGSVAAAVVNNNFATAAGLPISDAIYQDDPSSASAAPYVNVFAVRDEDKGNKTYLELAELFQDDAVQKAFAKDLPEAVARDESASKLQDELAQVEQDAKAAKQ
- a CDS encoding MDR family MFS transporter produces the protein MTQAVDSAPRTGSVSQPSAAETRLVIGLLLVSAFVVILNETIMGVALPRLMDDLDISAATGQWLTTGFLLTMAVVIPITGFLLQRFNTRPVFVWAMGLFSVGTLIALLAPGFTVLLVGRIVQASGTAIMMPLLMTTVLTLVDPAHRGRIMGNISIVISVAPAIGPTISGLILNAFSWRWLFGFVLPIAIAALILGMVKVQNVSTPRKAPIDVVSVVLSAFAFGGIVYGLSSIGEAGTTGPLVPVTALVVGAVALAVFIVRQTRLQRTDSALLDLRTFRTRGFTVPIVAMGLSFMAMFGTLILLPIYLERVLGLEVLQVGLLLLPGGLLMGLLSPIVGRIYDRRGPRVLLIPGSIIVSAVLWALSTVGVDTSVWFVLGAHVVLSIGLALTFTPLFTAALGGLPPKLYSHGSAVLGTAQQLAGAAGTALFVTLLTIGAATAVEGSGARGVQVATASGVGTAFMVGAIISLFGILASVFVRRPEVPEGAPTPPPVH
- a CDS encoding 2'-5' RNA ligase family protein, which codes for MRSIELVLGPESDAAVRSAWQALIDADLPSLGRHPSPSNAPHVTLAAGDTLPVPAGFRTSVPTSIRLGGLLLFPAGAGRSVLVRAVVVDAALTTFHGEVHAVAPGGVETSVPGHWSPHVTLARRVRDEDLPRAVAALRAVPLPETLDVGGVRHWDGETRTITPLAFTTD